In Candidatus Neomarinimicrobiota bacterium, the following are encoded in one genomic region:
- a CDS encoding UDP-glucose/GDP-mannose dehydrogenase family protein — protein sequence MKKITVIGTGYVGLVSGAGISDFGHSVTCVDIDESKISSLENGKIPIYEQGLESLVKRNVEAKRLFFSSNVAAEVEKADVVFIAVGTPQDNNGTADISAVLKASETIGSSLNGYKVICTKSTVPIGTGRKVIEAIKNNAGSSAMFDYVSNPEFLREGAAVQDFTHPDRVVIGAETQKAFEFMKDVYHPLYINETPIIHTNIETAEMIKYASNAFLALKISYINEIANFCEEVNADVFHVAKAMGLDGRISPKFLHPGPGYGGSCFPKDTNALASQAESAGVPLKTIQGAIDANTNQKSRMVDKLRILLDDSFNGKRIAVLGLSFKPETDDVRESSSISMISALLNESATVCAYDPVSNDNMSSFFSKVSYQNSVYDAVKDANAAVVMTDWNEFRSMDIPRIKSLMKTAVILDTRNILNITELDENGIVYDNVGRKPRAK from the coding sequence ATGAAAAAAATTACAGTCATCGGAACAGGTTATGTTGGGTTGGTGAGCGGCGCAGGTATTTCGGATTTTGGGCATTCCGTAACTTGTGTTGACATTGATGAATCAAAAATTTCATCATTAGAAAATGGTAAAATTCCAATCTATGAGCAAGGTTTAGAATCCTTAGTAAAACGAAACGTTGAAGCAAAGAGACTCTTTTTTTCGAGCAATGTAGCTGCGGAAGTTGAAAAAGCAGATGTTGTGTTTATTGCTGTGGGAACCCCTCAAGATAACAACGGTACGGCAGATATATCCGCGGTGTTAAAAGCATCCGAAACGATTGGTTCATCTTTGAATGGATATAAAGTCATATGCACCAAAAGCACGGTTCCCATTGGTACCGGACGAAAAGTCATTGAGGCAATAAAAAATAATGCAGGCTCATCTGCGATGTTTGACTATGTTTCCAATCCTGAATTTTTACGGGAGGGTGCAGCGGTACAGGATTTCACCCATCCGGACCGCGTGGTTATTGGTGCGGAAACTCAAAAAGCGTTTGAATTCATGAAAGATGTGTATCATCCGCTTTACATTAACGAAACTCCTATCATTCACACGAATATTGAGACTGCAGAAATGATAAAATATGCGAGCAATGCTTTTCTTGCACTCAAAATAAGTTACATCAATGAAATAGCAAATTTTTGTGAAGAAGTAAACGCAGATGTTTTTCATGTTGCCAAGGCGATGGGTTTGGACGGTAGAATTAGTCCTAAATTTTTACATCCAGGTCCAGGCTATGGCGGATCTTGTTTCCCAAAAGATACGAATGCTCTTGCTTCTCAGGCAGAATCAGCCGGTGTCCCGCTTAAAACTATTCAAGGCGCGATTGATGCAAATACCAATCAAAAATCCAGAATGGTTGATAAATTAAGAATATTACTAGATGACTCTTTTAATGGAAAAAGGATTGCAGTTCTCGGTCTTAGCTTTAAACCCGAGACTGACGATGTTCGCGAATCATCTTCTATTTCGATGATATCTGCACTATTGAATGAAAGCGCTACGGTTTGTGCATATGATCCTGTATCTAATGATAATATGTCATCATTCTTTTCCAAAGTGTCCTATCAAAATTCAGTATACGACGCTGTAAAAGATGCTAACGCTGCAGTAGTAATGACCGATTGGAACGAGTTTCGGAGTATGGATATTCCTCGTATTAAATCACTGATGAAAACTGCGGTTATTCTAGATACGAGAAATATCTTAAATATTACTGAATTAGATGAAAACGGAATAGTGTATGATAATGTTGGCCGGAAGCCCAGGGCAAAGTGA